A genomic stretch from Cardiocondyla obscurior isolate alpha-2009 linkage group LG10, Cobs3.1, whole genome shotgun sequence includes:
- the LOC139106066 gene encoding uncharacterized protein — protein sequence MKSYALVCVALTTIFFIVYAKEECKKENCITPDKCEQLVQGNISCEEQGTSCCSVVKNEFRTHCNHYGGECMDSCSQILSHNTIDCINDQICCILV from the exons ATGAAATCTTACGCACTCGTATGCGTCGCTCTCACAACCATCTTTTTCATTG TATATGCCAAGGAAGAATGTAAGAAAGAGAATTGTATTACACCTGATAAATGTGAACAATTGGTACAAGGAAATATCTCATGCGAGGAACAGGGTACATCATGTTGCAGCGTAG ttaaaaatgaatttagaACTCATTGCAATCACTATGGTGGAGAGTGCATGGACTCCTGTTCTCAAATCTTATCTCACAATACAATTGACTGCATAAACGATCAAATTTGTTGCATATTGGTTTAG